In one Plasmodium falciparum 3D7 genome assembly, chromosome: 14 genomic region, the following are encoded:
- a CDS encoding trafficking protein particle complex subunit 1, putative, which yields MILSNEKIPQVTDKWGDMYYYFYIFYKNQCIYSIDLKNNNTQEKKKKSNKNETEKLLLGSIYAINYLCSNIQPNKKLKNLYKSISNSNPKLINTNIQTQNNINTQENIHVGNFNCFNTPFYKLHYVETLTAYKFVLITHKNIPNLSNFLKDIYKTIFIDLIILNPVYKIGDEIKDKMFDEKILEKIKRLYVG from the exons ATGATATtatcaaatgaaaaaattccCCAAGTAACGGATAAGTGGGGtgatatgtattattacttttatatattttataaaaaccagtgtatatatagtattgatttaaaaaataataatactcaggaaaaaaaaaaaaaatcaaataaaaacgAGACGGAAAAATTATTACTAGGTTCAATTTATGCTATCAATTACTTATGTTCTAATATACaaccaaataaaaaattgaaaaatttatataaatctatATCAAATTCAAATCCTAAACttattaatacaaatattcaaacccaaaataatataaacacacAGGAAAATATACATGTCGGAAATTTTAATTGTTTCAATACtccattttataaattacacTACGTAGAAACATTAACAG CTTACAAATTTGTTTTAAttacacataaaaatattccaaATTTATCAAATTTTCTTAAAGACATTTATAAAACCATATTTATCGATCTCATCATTTTAAATCCAGTATATAAG ATAGGAGAtgaaataaaagataaaatgtTTGATGAgaaaatattagaaaaaatcAAAAGATTGTACGTCGGGTGA
- a CDS encoding COBW domain-containing protein 1, putative, whose amino-acid sequence MIGITIITGFLGAGKTTLLKNLLNESIEKDKKIAIIHNEFTEKNNNIDKIVFKDINDIYNIPKIKEDDKNNVNNNLKKDIQKNKNELRIINEIDSEEGFIYELNNGCLCCSNKSNFVKLIENILSLKTKYDYIFVEVSGVYDNIQINNLLWLDELNKSKIYLDSIIHIVDSYHFIKYYNKQEIKQNTKDTLSNEINHEHEKKKKNEANNVYHNEKNNESNNVYHNEKNNESNNVYHNEKQNEANNFGPNEQTPEYEQIMVSDVIILNKIDKLNEHNINELKIFIHKLNPIGTIYTTSYCYVPIENITNLKCYEKKNIKNIIINNTKVENVVSFHYNDFHNMTFHFDHDISSLIQLSDLLNKMKNKFIKQKDTNILKQIVTILKNKNIFSYKKINHILATLLWNSKLQIYRGKGVFVAFNDDIYNNKHKIKLNIYYYQSVGDLYEINHVMTDIHTFFQTYVTKNIKENEIIHTNNNNNNNNNNNNINIISNNINNENTQTEFNIHNINYDHEEHTCDDLLEFENYISDDSSCSENNEYNINNILNNMHIFTSRFLFIGKNINMEDIKNKLDDCLYK is encoded by the coding sequence ATGATTGGGATTACAATAATCACCGGTTTCTTAGGAGCAGGGAAAACTACACTgctaaaaaatttattaaatgaaagtATTgagaaagataaaaaaattgcAATAATTCATAATGAATTTACGGAAAAGAACAACAATATTGACAAAATAGTTTTTAAggatataaatgatatatataacattccaaaaattaaagaagatgataaaaataatgtaaataataatttaaaaaaagatatacaaaaaaataaaaatgaattaagaataataaacGAAATAGATAGTGAAGAAGGTTTCATATATGAACTTAATAATGGCTGTTTATGTTGTTCAAATAAAAGTAATTTTGTTAAATTgatagaaaatattttatcattaaaaactaagtatgattatatatttgtagaaGTTTCAGGcgtttatgataatatacaaattaaCAATTTATTATGGTTAGATGAACTTAATAagtcaaaaatatatttagatagtattatacatatagtagattcatatcattttattaaatattataataaacaagaaataaaacaaaatactAAGGACACATTATCTAATGAAATTAATCAtgaacatgaaaaaaaaaaaaaaaatgaagccAACAACGTATAtcataatgaaaagaataatgaATCCAACAACGTATatcataatgaaaaaaataatgaatccAACAACGTATATCAtaatgaaaaacaaaatgaagcCAACAACTTTGGTCCTAATGAACAAACTCCAGAATATGAACAAATTATGGTATCAgatgttataatattaaataaaattgataaattaaatgaacacaatataaatgaactaaaaatttttattcataaacTAAATCCTATTGGCACTATATACACAACTAGCTATTGTTATGTACctatagaaaatataacaaacCTAAAatgttatgaaaaaaaaaatataaaaaatattataattaataataccAAAGTAGAAAATGTtgtttcttttcattataatgATTTTCATAATATGACTTTTCATTTTGACCATGACATATCTTCATTAATACAATTAAGTgatcttttaaataaaatgaaaaataaatttataaaacaaaaggatacaaatatattaaaacaaattGTAACAATActgaagaataaaaatattttttcatataaaaaaattaatcatATTTTAGCTACCCTTTTATGGAATAGCAAATTACAGATATATCGTGGTAAAGGTGTTTTTGTTGCTTTTAATGATGatatttataacaataaacataaaatcaaattgaatatttattattatcaaagtGTGGGAGATTTATACGAAATTAATCATGTAATGACTGatatacatacatttttTCAAACATATGTaactaaaaatataaaggaaaACGAAATAATACACaccaacaacaataataataataataataataataataatataaacattatttctaataatattaataatgaaaatacacAGACCGAATTTAacattcataatattaattatgacCATGAAGAGCACACATGTGATGATCTTTTAGAATTcgaaaattatatatctgATGATTCTTCGTGTagtgaaaataatgaatataacataaacaatattttgaataatatgcatatttttacttccagatttttatttatagggaaaaacataaacatggaagatataaaaaataagctTGATGATTGTTTgtacaaataa
- a CDS encoding DNA mismatch repair protein, putative, with protein sequence MFFMWLYKYKVYIYVIFFVLVENTMSMKKNLMFTCFNKKKFIYVKKNVLFLNNKYISNLVYTKEDDIYKINEISNVIGRNRKKKNIIINNDEDNDNIDSKNNELGDNIISSNRYMNNVFFTNNKNTSLEVRNNNNEDGGDDNNNNNNNNNNNILDVSYNHDKYNLCDNELQLYKNKCKIPLYWIKKLDNLKNMNAINCIEYLKDDNLLYFDNYKNKGLLKFLNDEKRKYNNCIILSRVGDFYETYGLDSIFLIEFLNIKKMNNRLSCGFIKSSINKALNILTNNNLNVCIYEEINEKSLKMKKRYLSQIVTPEFPIYLNNIQYYNKDEDILQNGNNNNNNSNNMNSYNNMDKCLDNGNMNALSFFSSYDLDDYFVIKEIVCIYIESKNIFSLSKINLSLKTISIYDNITFDVLNVYLKNTNFLKVYIHQHINTSFTKKITELFKIENYYLFNNFKSSFYFHMFILDKLKKQIHVKGLFRLIKNKNVFKIKSADCKKEEKKIDSNISDYMNYEENNKISNRHINNVNNNIEDNQNVEINKNVEDNNIEKIKNKNIIDNNFEYSFSSYCTPLNIFTSYNMGIYKQNNHYENKSNFLFYNIIDINNNNSNSINISESLEFFKNIFLFYPPFEVTKHIRYINEYIKKNVKDLIIPNVKPFKNNIIISLLSNLKADHHILKKILVNIDAVLNCIRNYDFSLLVSIFNVLNHQNSFKLNIIKFYELLMNIQKIMKDNLDLGLFSKFSYQSDIQAFNDFVIYHENDVHNIINEKLITEENKELEKSRTDLLNTIISNYSECDKTKNAYKDINLLNKIIKIDNANDIIGIRKNIQKKKNKNEQISDFFHPLNKKSDVMKNLYVTQDVQNKIKTYLFSIYKKKKKINEIIHNINIQLSSSVHILSFVSNFLQIIQALYNHTINSLKKGWSLPICKHLHLSYENMSFNNIDDKLAYIQKKVYDDKDEIKEYTLTKNVNKNDPSNYFINDQKNSNEFVKLSPCDEKKILENIDKDSAEEIKKMYKEKNYVNDSITYIIGAKPYNIIKHNLIKYDFFLKKKNFILLTGKNMSGKTTLSFTILSILFLSNLGMYAPCDENSIIGKFREFYSLKNVNYQEQIENMSLFREQAYYINSVIEEIKENYSVDKRPTREKEIFIVLDEPCIATTPVDNAIIISAVSDYLKNYCGIIITHNYDLLNKICQSENIVFKRISKDINYLKEQDNKIVGKLEDGICKNSEALETCRYTNIDPHVLNLLNVYEKKYKFIHNLSNTLYTKFLEYIQYRKDGKCLNDFFDQYINDIIKQKSDKHEIQYNTPSNMENNYNSYSSNDQKNYISENHKYDYNYDIDYIKDKELKNIINSNNNIQEFLNNYDKTRIHNDNPTNHKPDQYDNSLVYDDKLNVIIKKIEEASNKKVIKIGMNEEVPIYYKNKSIVYILCIFSKDENDPYFYIGISDNISERIKCHTRNLLNNKNLLKNPKKNNLLNYKYDWTKFYILLFHVDNKMVASKYEKDLSNLLKNNYNILSK encoded by the exons ATGTTTTTTATGtggttatataaatataaggtGTACATATATGTCATATTTTTTGTACTTGTTGAAAATACGATGAGTATGAAAAAGAATTTGATGTTCAcatgttttaataaaaaaaagtttatatatgtaaagaagaatgtattatttttgaataataaatatataagtaatTTGGTATATACCAAGgaagatgatatatataaaattaatgagATAAGTAATGTTATAGGAAGAAatagaaagaaaaagaatataataataaataatgatgaggataatgataatattgataGTAAGAATAATGAACTGggtgataatataatatcatcgaatagatatatgaataatgtattttttacaaataataaaaatacatcaCTGGAAgttagaaataataataatgaagatggTGGTGAtgataacaacaacaataataataataataataataatatattagatgTGTCATATAAtcatgataaatataatttgtgTGATAACGaattacaattatataaaaataaatgtaaaattCCACTTTATTGGATTAAAAAATTAGAtaacttaaaaaatatgaatgctATAAATTGTATAGAATATTTGAAAGATgataatttgttatattttgataattataagaacaaaggattattaaaatttctaaatgatgaaaagaggaaatataataattgtataatTTTGTCAAGGGTAGGTGATTTTTATGAAACATATGGCCTGGATTCTATATTCCTCATTGAatttttaaacataaaaaaaatgaataatagaTTATCATGTGGTTTTATCAAAAGCAGTATAAATAAagctttaaatatattaactaacaataatttaaatgtatgtatatatgaagaaataaatgaaaagtctttaaaaatgaaaaagagaTATTTATCGCAAATTGTAACACCTGAATTtcctatatatttaaataatatacaatacTATAATAAGGATGAAGATATACTACAAAATggtaacaacaataataataatagtaataatatgaatagttATAATAACATGGATAAATGTTTAGATAATGGAAATATGAATGCACTATCCTTTTTTAGTTCTTATGATCTAGAtgattattttgttataaaagaaattgtttgtatatatatagaaagcaaaaatattttttcattaagtaaaattaatttaagcTTAAAAactatatctatatatgataatataacatttgatgttttaaatgtatatttgaaaaatacGAATTTTTTGAAGGTATATATACATCAACATATTAATACATCATTTACCAAAAAAATCACAGAGTTATTCAAAatagaaaattattatttgtttaataatttcaagtcaagtttttattttcatatgtttatattagaCAAgctaaaaaaacaaatacacGTAAAGGGGTTATTCAGATtgataaagaataaaaatgttttcaAAATTAAATCAGCTGATTGTAAGAAggaagagaaaaaaattgATTCGAATATTAGtgattatatgaattatgaggagaataataaaattagcaatagacatataaataatgtaaataataatattgaagaTAATCAAAAtgtagaaataaataaaaatgtggaagataataatattgagaaaattaaaaataaaaacattatagataataattttgaatattctttttcatcTTATTGTACacctttaaatatatttacgaGTTATAATATgggtatatataaacaaaataatcattatgaaaataaaagtaattttttattttataatattatagatataaataataataattcaaatagtataaatatatcagaATCATTAgagttttttaaaaatatttttcttttttatccaCCTTTTGAAGTTACAAAacatataagatatataaatgaatatattaaaaagaatgtGAAAGATTTAATCATACCGAATGTAAAACCAtttaagaataatattattatatctctTTTATCAAATTTAAAAGCCGATCAtcacattttaaaaaaaatattagtaAATATAGATGCTGTACTAAATTGTATTAGAAATTATGATTTCTCACTTTTAGTATCAATATTTAATGTATTAAATCATCaaaattcttttaaattaaatattataaaattttatgaacttttaatgaatattcaaaaaattatgaaagaCAATTTGGATTTAGgtttattttctaaattcTCTTATCAGTCAGATATTCAAGCTTTTAAtgattttgttatatatcaTGAAAACGATGTACACAATATAATTAATGAAAAACTTATAactgaagaaaataaagaattagaAAAATCCAGAACAGATTTATTGAATACAATTATATCAAATTATTCAGAATgtgataaaacaaaaaatgcatataaagatattaatttattaaacaaaataataaaaattgatAATGCTAATGATATAATAGGTATAcgtaaaaatatacaaaaaaaaaaaaacaaaaatgaacaaatttcagatttttttcatccattaaacaaaaaatcagatgttatgaaaaatttatatgtaactCAAGATGTACAAAATAAGATTAAAACTTATTTATTCtcaatttataaaaaaaaaaaaaaaataaatgaaattattcacaatataaatatacaattgTCTTCCTCAGTGCACATACTTTCATTTGTATCTAACTTCTTGCAGATAATTCAg GCTCTATACAACCATACCATTAACAGTCTCAAGAAAGGATGGTCCCTACCAATATGTAAACACCTACATTTGtcatatgaaaatatgagCTTCAACAATATCGACGATAAGTTAgcttatatacaaaaaaaagtgTACGATGACAAAGACGAAATAAAAGAGTACACATTAACAAagaatgtaaataaaaatgatccttcgaattattttataaatgatcAAAAGAATAGCAATGAATTTGTAAAATTATCTCCATGtgatgaaaagaaaattttagaAAACATAGACAAAGATTCAgcagaagaaataaaaaaaatgtataaagaaaaaaattacgTTAACGATtcaataacatatataataggAGCCAAaccttataatataataaaacataatttaattaaatatgatttttttttaaaaaagaaaaattttattttattgacTGGAAAAAATATGAGTGGAAAAACTACATTGTCTTTTACAATTTtgagtatattatttttgtccAATTTGg gtaTGTATGCACCGTGTGATGAAAACAGCATTATAGGAAAGTTTCGAGAATTTTATAGTTTGAAAAATGTAAACTATCAAGAGCAAATTGAAAATATGTCCTTATTTAGGGAACAAGCTTATTATATCAATTCAGTtatagaagaaataaaagaaaattattctGTTGATAAAAGACCAACAAGAGAAAAGGAAATTTTTATTGTCCTCGATGAACCATGTATAGCAACCACACCTGTTGATAATGcaa ttATTATAAGCGCAGTTTCAGATTACCTGAAAAATTATTGTGGAATTATAATTACACATAACTACGATttattaaacaaaatatgCCAGAGCGAAAACATCgtttttaaaagaattagTAAAGATATTAACTACCTGAAAGAacaagataataaaatagttGGTAAATTAGAAGACGGTATTTGTAAAAACAGTGAAGCCTTAGAAACATGtagatatacaaatatagACCCACatgttttaaatttattaaatgtatatgaaaaaaaatataaatttattcataATTTAAGTAATACACTATATACCAAATTTTTAgaatatattcaatatagAAAAGATGGGAAGTGTCTCAATGACTTTTTTgatcaatatataaatgatataataaaacaaaagagTGATAAACATgaaatacaatataatacacctagtaatatggaaaataattataatagttATAGTTCAAATGatcaaaagaattatatatcagAAAATCACAAgtatgattataattatgatatcgATTACataaaagataaagaattaaaaaatataataaattctaataataatatacaagaaTTTTTAAACAATTATGATAAGACAAGGATACATAATGATAATCCAACTAATCATAAACCAGATCAATATGATAACTCATTAGTTTATGATGATAAACTAAatgttataattaaaaaaattgaagaaGCATCAAATAAGAAGGTTATAAAAATAGGAATGAATGAAGAAGTacctatttattataaaaataaaagtattgtatatattttatgtattttttcaaaagatgaaaatgatccatatttttatataggtATAAGTGATAATATTTCAGAAAGGATAAAATGTCATACAAGAAatctattaaataataaaaatcttttaaaaaatccaaagaaaaataatctattaaattataaatatgattggACTAAATTctatattttactttttcatGTTGATAATAAAATGGTTGCATCCAAATATGAAAAGGACCTTTCGAATTTGTTGaagaataattataacatattatctaaataa
- a CDS encoding GTPase-activating protein, putative — protein MVYSSNDDIPLDNRKDVIFNNAEKKNINFDKRRSCDYEYDEEENDKIINDERIMSGGEEKIYMSNIEGKEKNNLNDSNILDKGRSRSSSNNVFKNIDKENDRKKNDDIKDKEESNNIIEEKDYYVMDKQMNISNTHKIDVENEKIKNIHFSMNNEESNIDDENKKENIFDIKKSISSYGNIKNTSDSHKKGSVHKSETEKKDMNPIYDDNNYVWDKNDENMKYGKNHINNNNNNNNVKNNDNNMYYENDEKFYKREYISTDEHMKVDKEIVEIKDEKKEQKKPSILNKEENGKKNKDHVIHNVEEAPGYEYSHNIIYHELYVELLHVNKNLQNEIKNLKKIIEMQKILIKSKEEVFLDHLNEKNKMSNKKLMNHNYFLNFFNKKKKKSKEYKTSFKEEYEEEEDDEDIGYVVDRKKQTYFDVNKNYHGGKRELEEEIHNVSEEHFDKKGSYLECEKIYNDDEDMFEYDMDVIYEKEENKNNKYIKLPSIDNNDFSEMTDRDIDSLYAYNNNNNNNNRNHNKNNNNSNNNSNIINIEKNDVYFFNDEKEESNYSRKYEFEQSMLYNIEVEDESCNNSMTIQEITCLTFWYEEILPLVNNDKKKNLLINRMITNYMPNSIKGYFWEMCIKNKLNLTEYFVQILIKNTNFIQAYVYTNNRQYHNHVSRYFKSLIELRNNNLHIKEETIENDQDIEQKHDDNNIIFDSNKFHINDVHDKFDEQNDNIFYETQNMFDHKNKDPSDNKNDNPSDNKKDNPSDNKKDNPSDNKKDNPYDNKKDNPSDNKKDNPYDNKKDNPSDNKKDNPYDNKKDNPSDNKKDNPYDNKKDNPYDNKKDNPYDNKKDNPYDNKKDNPYDNKKDNPYDNKKDNPYDNKKDENFCDDKNVIIYDNNKDKMSNMPNSNANINLLQKFSVQKFFYQILIDLDRTMYIITKNKEYFAKYNIQTDNVLSSVNLSDMKKKLNTLLQMYVLFKPELGYVQGMSYIALVFLLYSNLEKAFVHFANFMERKDIYNLYSFNKEEIKIYIYTIKQILTKRNIEVYKEIVKHYNIDNIFIQWIYTIFLTCLPFNIYIRLFDIYTFNEKIIYEVIICIFTYFNKYHPTDNVDIIIKDLSSFAFNSYIKEEKFWNLLKKIKIKKRKILYYKDKYFNKMNSKDDDCSIEK, from the exons ATGGTTTATTCATCAAATGATGATATACCATTAGATAATAGAAAAgatgttatatttaataatgcagaaaaaaaaaatataaatttcgATAAAAGAAGGAGTTGTGATTATGaatatgatgaagaagaaaatgataaaataataaatgacgAAAGAATTATGAGTGGGGGagaggaaaaaatatatatgtcaaaTATTGAagggaaagaaaaaaataatttaaacgATTCTAATATTCTAGATAAAGGAAGAAGTAGAAGTTCTTCAaataatgtttttaaaaatattgataaagaaaatgatagaaaaaaaaatgatgatataaaagacAAAGAAGAAAGCAATAATATCATTGAAGAAAAGGATTATTATGTTATGGATAAACAGATGAATATTTCGAATACACATAAAATAGATgtagaaaatgaaaagataaaaaatattcattttagtatgaataatgaagaaagtaatattgatgatgaaaataaaaaagaaaatatatttgatataaaGAAGAGTATATCTTCCTAtggtaatataaaaaatacaagtGATAGTCATAAAAAAGGTTCTGTTCATAAAAGTGAAACAGAAAAGAAGGATATGAATCctatatatgatgataataattatgtatgggataaaaatgatgaaaatatgaagtatggaaaaaatcatattaataataataataataataataatgtaaaaaacaatgataataatatgtattatgaAAACGATGAGAAGTTTTATAAAAGGGAATATATTTCAACAGATGAGCATATGAAAGTTGATAAGGAAATAGTAGAGATAAAGGATGAAaagaaagaacaaaaaaaaccttctattttaaataaagaagaaaatggaaaaaaaaataaagatcaTGTAATACATAACGTTGAAGAGGCACCTGGATATGAATACagtcataatattatttaccaTGAATTATATGTAGAGTTATtacatgtaaataaaaatttacaaaacgagattaaaaatttaaaaaagattATTGAAATGcagaaaattttaattaaaagtaAAGAAGAAGTTTTTCTAGAtcatttaaatgaaaaaaataaaatgagtAATAAGAAATTGATGAATCATAACTATTTCTTAAAtttctttaataaaaaaaaaaagaaaagtaaaGAATACAAAACGTCTTTTAAAGAGGAATATGAAGAAGAggaagatgatgaagatattGGATATGTAGTTGATAGAAAGAAGCAAACATATTTCGATGtgaataaaaattatcatGGAGGAAAAAGGGAACTAGAAGAAGAAATTCATAATGTTTCTGAAGAACATTTTGATAAGAAAGGTTCTTATTTAGAatgtgaaaaaatatataatgatgatgaagatatgTTTGAATATGATATGGAtgtaatatatgaaaaagaggaaaataaaaataacaaatatataaaattaccatctattgataataatgatttttCAGAAATGACTGATAGGGATATCGATTCATTATAcgcatataataataataataataataataataggaaCCATAACaagaacaataataatagtaataacaatagtaatattattaatattgaaaagaatgatgtttatttttttaatgatgaGAAAGAAGAAAGTAATTATTCAAGGAAATATGAATTTGAACAGTCcatgttatataatattgaagTAGAAGATGAATCTTGTAATAATTCTATGACTATACAAGAAATTACATGTTTAACATTTTGGTATGAAGAAATATTACCTTTAGTAAataatgacaaaaaaaagaatttattaattaatagaATGATAACAAATTATATGCCCAATTCAATAAAAGGATATTTTTGGGAAATgtgtattaaaaataaattaaatctTACTGAATATTTTGttcaaatattaataaaaaatacgaATTTTATACAagcatatgtatatactaaTAATAGACAATATCATAATCATGTTTCTAGATATTTTAAATCATTAATTGAATTAAGAAATAACAATTTACACATAAAAGAGGAAACAATTGAAAATGATCAGGATATTGAACAAAaacatgatgataataatataatttttgatagtaataaatttcatataaatgatgTACATGATAAATTTGatgaacaaaatgataatatattttatgaaacgCAAAATATGTttgatcataaaaataaggaCCCATCAGATAATAAAAACGATAACCCTTCcgataataaaaaggataacccttcagataataaaaaggataacccttcagataataaaaaggataacCCTTATGATAATAAGAAGGATAATCCTtcagataataaaaaggataacccttatgataataaaaaggataatccttcagataataaaaaggataacccttatgataataaaaaggataatccttcagataataaaaaggataacccttatgataataaaaaggataacccttatgataataaaaaggataacccttatgataataaaaaggataacccttatgataataaaaaggataacccttatgataataaaaaggataacccttatgataataaaaaggataacccttatgataataaaaaagatgaaaatttCTGTGATGacaaaaatgttattatttatgataataataaagacaaAATGAGTAATATGCCAAATTCTAATGCTAACATAAACTTACTTCAAAAATTTTCAGTACAAAAATTTTTCTATCAAATATTAATAGATTTAGATAGAactatgtatataataacaaaaaacaaGGAATATTTtgcaaaatataatatccaAACTGACAATGTATTGTCTTCTGTTAATTTATcggatatgaaaaaaaaattaaatacactCTTACAAATGTATGTCCTTTTTAAGCCAGAACTAGG ttatGTACAAGGCATGTCATATATCGCACTggtgtttttattatatagtaATTTAGAAAAGGCATTTGTCCATTTTGCAAATTTCATG GAAAGGaaagatatttataatttatatagttttaataaagaagaaataaaaatttatatttatactattAAACAGATTCTTACGAAAAGAAATATAGAAGTATACAAAGAAATTGTCAAGcattataatatagataatatttttattcaatgGATATATACAATCTTTTTAAc GTGTTTACCttttaacatttatataagatTGTTtgacatatatacatttaatgaaaaaataatatacgag GTTATTATTTGCATATTCAcctattttaataaataccATCCTACTGATAAtgttgatattattataaaagattTATCATCCTTTGCTTTTAATTCCTACATTAAG GAGGAAAAATTTTGGaatttgttaaaaaaaattaaaataaaaaagaggaAAATCTTATActataaagataaatattttaacaaaATGAATAGCAAAg atGATGATTGCAGCATAGAAAAATAA